The genomic segment TTCTGACAGGATGGGCTTTGCGGGATCCTCTTTCACGTGGGCGCGCCGGCTCCCGGCACAAACATGGGCTTCCAAGGCGGCGGCAGGCCGCCGCCCACCGAGGCCGCTGCGCGGCACGCATTCGCGGGGCATGCTGCGCCAGCACAGGCGATGGGTTTTGACTACAGGGAGAAATTGCGGTAAAATGAGTGGTTCCCGGAGGAACTATGGAATTTCGTGTGGGAGAGAAGGTCGTTTATCCTAACCACGGTGTCGGCATCATCGAACAGGTTACCAGTCGTGCGGTGAATGGCATCCCTGAGGAATTCTACATGCTCAGGATCCATTCCAACGCCTCGCTCGTCATGGTCCCCACCGCCAACGTCAAGAGCGTCGGCATGCGCAAGATCATCCGCAAGGTCGATTGCGAGGGCCTGTTCAAGCTGCTCGAGGAAGACTTCTTCGAACCCGCCGCCGACTGGAAGGGCCGCTACAAGGAACACTGCGACAAAATGCGCACCGGCTCCATTTTCCAGGTGGCGGAAGTGCTCAAGAATCTCGTGTACCTCAGTTTCAGGAAGAACCTCTCTTTCCGCGAAAAGCGCATGCTCGATCGCGCCAAGCAGCTCATCATCAGCGAGATTGCCACGGTCCGGGGTGTCAGCGAGAAAACGGTCGAAGATCATATTGACAGGTCCTTAGCCGAAGCTTACGCGCGTTCAGTCAAGGCTACCGCCTAACCCATTGGAAGCGCCGGCAGCATACTTCACGCTCCTTTTCTTCTTCCTTGCCCTCTCCGTCTTTTTTTCCGCGTCGGAGACCGCATTGATGGCCGTGAGCCGCCTCCGGCTCAAGTACCTGGCGGAGGCGGGCGACAAGCGGGCCGATTTCCTCAAGCGCATCCTGGCCAATCCCGACCGGATCCTGGGGGTCATACTGCTCGGCAACACGCTCGCCAACGTCGCCGCTGCCAGCCTGGTCACCTACATCGTCGCCACCTATGCGCCGCCCGACAAAGTCACGGCGATCGGCATGCTGGCATCGGTGGCGCTCACCATCGTCATCCTCATTTTCTGCGAGCTTACCCCAAAGATCATCGCCGCCACCCATGCCGAGGAGGCTGCGCGCAAGCTGGTCTGGCCGGTTCAGATGTTCGTATGGATACTCTCCCCATTCGCGGCCCTCGCCGCTTTCATAGCCAATCGCCTGGTCCGCCTGGCCGGGCTCTCCGCCGGCGCCAGCCCCTTCACCCATGCGCTCAGCGAGGATGAGATCCGCGCCCTCATCGCGGGTTCCTCCGGCTCGATCATGGCGGAAGAGCGCAAGGAGATGCTCCACAACGTCTTCGAGATCGGCGACACTCAGGTGAGGGAGATCATGATCCCGCGCACCGATGTCACGGCGGTGGATATCGAGGATCCCATCCCGGAGATTCTCGCGGTCTTCAGAAAGACCAGCTACTCCCGCATCCCCGTCT from the Terriglobia bacterium genome contains:
- a CDS encoding hemolysin family protein produces the protein MEAPAAYFTLLFFFLALSVFFSASETALMAVSRLRLKYLAEAGDKRADFLKRILANPDRILGVILLGNTLANVAAASLVTYIVATYAPPDKVTAIGMLASVALTIVILIFCELTPKIIAATHAEEAARKLVWPVQMFVWILSPFAALAAFIANRLVRLAGLSAGASPFTHALSEDEIRALIAGSSGSIMAEERKEMLHNVFEIGDTQVREIMIPRTDVTAVDIEDPIPEILAVFRKTSYSRIPVYRESFDNVVGILYVKDLLQHMQRPGDINLQVLLRPVHFVPDTARLEPVLRQMQSMHLHMAIVVDEFGGVEGIVTLEDLLEEIVGEIRDEHDTETEPVHELGPGLYSVTGNLPVRDFNRFFDIKIPESREYTTVAGFLQTRTGRLLQAGESVRYLGLNFIIDKVDGMKILLVRVRVPVLQEGRKAVLP
- a CDS encoding CarD family transcriptional regulator translates to MEFRVGEKVVYPNHGVGIIEQVTSRAVNGIPEEFYMLRIHSNASLVMVPTANVKSVGMRKIIRKVDCEGLFKLLEEDFFEPAADWKGRYKEHCDKMRTGSIFQVAEVLKNLVYLSFRKNLSFREKRMLDRAKQLIISEIATVRGVSEKTVEDHIDRSLAEAYARSVKATA